A region from the Halorussus halophilus genome encodes:
- a CDS encoding DsbA family protein, whose amino-acid sequence MSERIRRRRFLAAVATSGTLLSGCLGGTGSQQRPQNDTSSSQTTISSIGTTTDSETTTRQTTTESEQTTTTGSDGDCSDPCDDDSESSYSHPELDRHYQVDFGHPAAKNIGLEPTAGKFPDQTKATIVEFQDASCAICQRFDAQTFPMLYSNLIQTGKVTFVSRDYAHTHDWAEQATRALNSTYARRRNTYWKLKSWYYANQGKFTTDNILDKTYTFVSEETQVNADAVIHDVKNEAYDEIYKADEQARKKANVNGTPVFFLFKDGEFVTRFTGNQSYSVFKNSLGL is encoded by the coding sequence ATGAGCGAACGTATTCGCCGCCGACGATTCCTCGCAGCCGTCGCAACCTCCGGAACACTCCTCTCGGGGTGTCTCGGAGGGACCGGCTCACAGCAACGCCCACAGAACGACACGTCTTCGAGTCAGACGACGATTAGTAGCATCGGAACGACTACTGACTCCGAAACGACCACTCGGCAGACGACGACCGAGAGCGAGCAGACGACTACGACAGGGTCGGACGGAGATTGTTCGGATCCGTGCGACGACGATTCGGAGTCTAGCTACTCGCATCCGGAACTCGACCGCCACTATCAGGTCGATTTCGGTCACCCTGCCGCGAAGAACATCGGTCTCGAACCGACCGCCGGAAAGTTCCCGGACCAGACGAAGGCGACTATCGTCGAGTTTCAGGACGCCTCCTGTGCCATCTGCCAGCGGTTCGACGCACAGACGTTCCCGATGCTCTACTCGAACCTCATTCAGACGGGGAAGGTGACCTTCGTTTCTCGCGACTACGCCCACACGCACGACTGGGCCGAGCAAGCCACGCGGGCGCTCAACTCGACGTACGCTCGTCGGCGAAACACCTACTGGAAACTCAAATCGTGGTACTACGCCAACCAAGGAAAGTTCACGACGGACAACATCCTCGACAAGACGTACACGTTCGTCAGCGAGGAGACGCAGGTCAACGCCGACGCAGTCATCCACGACGTCAAAAACGAAGCCTACGACGAGATTTACAAAGCCGACGAACAGGCCCGGAAGAAGGCCAACGTCAACGGAACGCCGGTCTTCTTCCTCTTCAAGGACGGTGAGTTCGTCACGCGATTCACCGGCAATCAGAGTTATAGTGTCTTCAAAAACTCCCTAGGCCTATGA
- a CDS encoding HalOD1 output domain-containing protein, which produces MSRNSDDELPFDRIDFDDRAGCYHVECDWRSGESLTDTIVASIVAISDKKRDNLATLDAVLNTDSLDEIFVPDDAGTPRKGGRLSFVFEEHEITIHRHGTIVIYPPEREWSGLRELRSRPSFDD; this is translated from the coding sequence ATGTCACGTAATTCGGACGACGAGTTGCCGTTCGACCGCATCGACTTCGACGACAGAGCAGGGTGCTATCACGTCGAGTGCGACTGGCGGTCTGGAGAGTCGCTGACCGACACTATCGTCGCCAGTATCGTCGCTATTTCCGACAAAAAACGGGACAACCTCGCGACGCTCGACGCCGTGCTGAACACCGACTCTCTCGACGAGATCTTCGTCCCCGACGACGCGGGGACGCCACGAAAAGGCGGCCGCCTCTCGTTCGTTTTCGAGGAACACGAGATTACCATCCACCGCCACGGAACCATCGTCATCTACCCGCCGGAGCGAGAGTGGTCTGGACTACGAGAGTTACGAAGTCGCCCGTCGTTCGACGACTGA